AGCGCTCGACCGCGAGCATGACGTTGCGCGCCGCAGCGGCTTCAGAAGCGACGACGTGCATGTCGACCGAGAGCGAGCCGCCGATCAGCCCGCGCGGGTCGAGGACGCCGGGCGAGCCGTCGAGCGCGTAACCGGTCGGCAGCGCGTGCAGCACCGCCTTGCCCGGGCGGATGGCGTGGTTCGCCGCGGCGGCGAGCACGCGCTTGACGTCGGAATCGCCGACCGAGCCGCCGCGCAGGTCCACGCTGGCAGCGTAATGCTGCGAGTTCAGGCGCCCGCCGGTGAGGTTCACGATCACCGACTGGACCTCGACCTTGGCCATGCGTTCGGCCGCGTCCACGGCGGCACGGATGGCACGCTCGGCGCTTTCGAGATCGATGATCGCCCCGCCCTTCAGGCCGAGCGAGCGCTGGTGGCCGATGCCGATGATGCGCGCGACATGGGTACGCCCGCGCAGCCGCTCGTTCGCCTCGGCCGGGTTGAGCTCGGCGATCAGGCAGACGACCTTGCTCGTGCCGATGTCCAGAATCGACAAGGTCGCGCTCTTGCGCGACGACAAGGGCCGCATCCGCGGCGTCAGGCCCTGCGAGGTCAAGCTCATGCCTCGCCGCCCTTCTTCTTCGTCTTGCTCTTGAGCTGCTCGGCCCGCGCGGTCGCGGCTTCTTCGGTCAGGCGCATGGTCACGCGGTCAGGCTGGCGCATGTCGATGGCGATCAAATCCTTCTCGCTGATTCGGAAGTCCTGCTCGAGACTGGCGAGGCGCTTCACGGCGGCGCCGGCGCCCTGCTCCGGCAGCCTGATGTCGGCGCCGGTATCGAGCTTGAGATTCCAGCGCCGGCCGGCGACGAGGCTGCCGGCGCGGATGCGTGCAGCGAAAGGGCCGGCCTCGCTGAGCAGCGCGAGATAGTCCTTTGCCTTGAGATTGGCGTCGGCGCCGACGACCAGCGGCAGGTTGGCGAAGCGGCCATCATCCATCTTGTCGATCACCGTGCCGTCCTGGGCGATGAGGAAAAGCTCGCCCTTGACCTGCCAGAGCGCATAGGGCTCGCGCTCGGTGAGATTGATCGAAATCTCGCCGGGATAGAGCTTGCGGACCGAGGCCTCGCGGATCATCGGCGTCGCTTCGAGCCGCTTGCGGGCCTCGTCCGCATCGAAGAAGGCGAGCGAGATCTTGGGATCGATGCCGGCCGCGACCAGGACCTCGATCTCCGAGAGCCCGCTCAGGCCCGAAATGGTAATCCGGTCGATGCCGAGTCCGACAGCCCGGGCCAGCGCGTGCCTCGGCTCGCCATAGGTCTCGCGGAAGGTCTCGTAGTGGCCACCGAGGATCGCCCCGGTCGCGCCCGTGAGCGTCAGGAAACCGATCGCCAGCCAGGAGCCGAGGCCGCTCGGCAGCCGCTCGGCCAGCGGCACCGCGACGGCGCTGCGGCGCGAGCCGCGGAACCAGCGGCGCGAGCGCTCGCCGACGAGGAGCTGAGGCCCCGTCACGCGCATCGGCAGGTTGGCGCCGGCAAACACCGGTTCCACCTTCACCGATTTAAGGAGGCGTCCTCCACGATCCATCTGACGAGCTCACCGAAATTCATGCCCGCATGGGCGGCTAATTCGGGCACCAGGCTAGTCTCGGTCATGCCCGGCTGCGTGTTGACTTCCAACCAGACGAGCGTGTCGCTCTCGTCGTCGTAGCGGAAGTCTGAACGGCTGACGCCGCGGCACCCGATTGCTTGATGCGCCGTTAACGCACACTCTTCGATCCGCTGGTAAATATTCGGTAAAATTTGAGCCGGGCAGATGTGGATTGAACCGCCTTTGGCATATTTGGCGTCGTAGTCGTAGAACTCGCCCGTCGCCGCCCGAATCTCCGTTACCCCCAAGGACTTGCCGTCCATCACCGCACAGGTCAGTTCGCGCCCGGCTATGAAGGTTTCGGCCAGCATGGTCTCGCCGCAGGGCCAGTCCGGCCGGGCGATCTCCTGGGGTGGGTGCTCGCGGCCTTTCTTAACGATCACCACCCCGACCGATGAGCCTTCGTCGATCGGCTTGATCACATAGGGCGGTGGCAGAGGGTGCCGTTTCGCGGCCTCGAAGCGTGAGACGCTGATGCCATGCGCGACCGGGACGCCGGCGGCAGACACGACCATCTTGGCCTTGTCCTTGCGAATGGCGAGCGCCGAGGCGAGCACGCCGGAATGGGTATAGGGAATGCCGAGGATCTCGAGCATGCCCTGGATGGTGCCGTCCTCGCCGAAGCGGCCATGCAGGGCGTTGAAGACGACCTCAGGCTTCAGCCTGGCCAGGACCTCGGCAACGTCGCGGCCGACCTCGACGCGCGTGACGCGATAGCCGACGCTTTCGAGCGCCCGAGCACAGGCCGCGCCGCTGCTGAGGCTGACCTCGCGCTCGACCGACCACCCGCCCATCAGCACTGCGACATGCTTGCTCATCAAGGTTCCTGACACCGAACTCCTCGGGCCGAACCTGAGCCGACATGGTTAACGACGCGTTAACGAAGCGCCCCGCCGGTTAATGGAAGCGCCCCTGTTGCGCGCAGGACTCACTCCCCCTCGCCGGCCGCGACCTTGGCCAGCAGGGCCTTGAGTTGCGCGCGCTCGGACGCGCCGAGCGCCGAAAGCAGCCGCTCCTCCGTCGCAACATGCGAGACCACGAGCCGCTCGATCAGCGCGAATCCTTCCGGCGTCAGCAAGATGCGCAGGCTGCGCCTGTCCTGCGGATCGGCCTGCCTTGCGACGAGCCCGCGCTTCTCCAGCCGGTCGAGCCGATTCGTCATCGCCGAGGTCGACAGCATCATGTCCTTGGCGAGTTCCGACGGGGTCAGCGAGCCGCCGCGCTCGCCCTGGCGGCGCAAGGTCATCAGCACGTCGAAGCCGGCGAAGTCGAGCTCGGCCCCGGCGAGATTGCCGGCCAGGCCCTGACGAATCCGCTCGCCTGCGCGCCAGACCGCACCACAGACCGCCATCGGGCTGGGATCGATGTCCGGTCGCGCCACTCGCCACTGGGCCAGAATCGAATCCAGTGGCCCACCCTGCCCATTCGCCTCGTCAGCTTGACTCATGGAAATCCTGCGCCTAATTATCCGTCATCAAGTAATTCGATATCGAATTATCTTCTATCGAACTATCCTACGCATCCACAACCCTCGATGCAAAGGGAGGCCGCCATGGCCGACAACAAGACCCGCATCCTGCTCGCGACGATCCTGGCGCCCCTCCTCTGGGGCTCGACCTATGTCATCTTCACCCAGACGCTCCCGGTCGAGCATCCGCTGCTGGTCGGGGCGCTGCGCGCTTTGCCCGCCGGCATCCTCCTGATGCTGCTCGGGCCGGGCCTGCCACCGCGCGACAAGCTCCTGCCGCTCGCCATCATCGGCTTTGCCAATATCGGCCTGTTCTTCGGCATGCTCTTCCTCAGCGCCTCGCGCCTGCCTGGCGGACTCGCCGCGACGCTCGGCTCGATGCAGCCGCTGCTCGTCGCCTTCCTCGCCTGGCCGCTGCTGCGCCGCCCTCGCCTCGGGCAGGTGCTCGCCGCGCTCGCCGGCACGATCGGCGTTGGCTTGCTGGTGATCGATAATACTGTGAAGCTCGACGCGATCGGCGTCGCCGCGGCGCTCGTCGGCGCCGCCTCGATGGCGACCGGCACCGTGCTGATCGAGCGCTGGGGCAAGATCGGTTCGCCGCTGGCGCTCGCCGCCTGGCAACTCACCCTCGGCGGGCTCCTGCTCCTGCCGGTCGCGCTCCTGGTCGAAGGCCTGCCGCCCGTACCGACCATGCGCAACCTCGCCGGGCTGACCTATCTGGTCGTGATCGGCACCGCCTTCGCCTATTGGCTCTGGGTGCGCGGCATCGCCACAATCGGCACGGGCGTCGCCTTCCTCAGCCTGCTCAGCCCGCTGGTCGCGACATTCCTCGGCGCGGCCCTGCTGGGCGAATGGTTCCACGCCCAGCAATGGCTCGGCATCGCCATCATCTTCGGCTCGACCGTCGCCGGCATCCTGCTGTCACGGCGCAAGCCGGCCGAAGCGGCGGCGCCTGATCAGGCCGCGACGCCGAACCGCTTGATCTCCCAGTGCAACTCATAGCCTGAGTTGTCCTTGACCCGGCGGCGGACCTCTTCGCCCAGTCCCTCGATATCGGCGGCCGTCGCGCCGCCGGTATTGATCAGGAAATTGCAGTGCATCTCGGAGACCTGCGCCCCGCCGACGCGCAGGCCCCGGCAGCCGGCGGCATCGATCAGTTGCCAGGCCTTGCCACCCTCTGGATTCTTGAAAGTCGAGCCGCCTGTGCGCTCCTTGATCGGCTGCGCCGCCTCGCGAGCCGAGGTCACCCGGTCCATCTCGGCCAGGATCGAGGCCTGGTCGCCCGGCCGTCCCTGGAAGAGCGCCGAGGTGAAGATCATGTCGGTCGGCGCCGTCGAGTTGCGATAGCTGAAGCCCATCTGCGCGTGCGAGAAGGTGACGATCTCACCGGCGCGCGTCACGCCCCGCGCCTCGACCAGAACGTCGGTGGTTTCGCCGCCATGTGCACCGGCATTCATCCGCAGCGCCCCGCCGATGCAGCCGGGAATGCCGCGATAGAAGGCGAGCCCGTCGAGCGAGGCATCGGCAGCAGCGCGTGCCACCTTCACGTCCGGAACCGCTGTCCCGGCACGCAACCGGTCACCCTCCTCGCGGGCGATCTCGCCGAAGCCCTTGCCGGCAAGGCGGATGACCACACCGGGAATGCCGCCATCGCGCACGATCAGGTTCGAGCCAAGCCCGACCACCGTGACCGGGATTTCGGCCGGCAGCCTGCCGAGCAGATAAGCGAGATCGGCCTCGTCGGCCGGGGTGAACAGCACCTGCGCCGCCCCGCCGACGCGGAACCAGGTCAGCCCCGCCATCTCCTGGTTGGCGGTGAGCCGCCCGCGCAGCTCGGGCGCGGCGGCGCGGATATCGGAGGTGATATCGAGGAAGCTCACTGCCTCGCCCCCAAGGCGACCAGTTCCCCCGGCAGGGCATAGGCCCATTGCGTGATATTGCCTGCCCCGAGGCAGACGACATAATCGCCCGGGCCGGCCAGCTCGGCGACCATGCCGGCGAGCTTGTCCGGGGATTCGAGCGGCAGCGTATGGCGATGGCCGCGCGCCTTGATCGCCGCCACCAGCGAATCGCGATCGATGCCCGGCATCGGCTGCTCGCCGGCCGCGTAGACATCCGCGATGATCACCGAATCCGCGTCGTTGAAGCAGGCGGCGAAGTCGGCGAACAGGCTCGACAGGCGGCTGTAGCGATGCGGCTGCATCACCGCGATGACCTTGCCCTTGGTCGAGGCGCGCGCCGCCTTGAGCACCGCGGCGATCTCGACCGGGTGGTGGCCATAATCGTCGAAGATCAGCGCGCCGTTCCACTCACCGGTCTTGGTGAAGCGGCGCTTCACGCCGCCGAAGCCGGCAAGCCCGGCGCGTATCTGTTCCACCGGCACGCCGAGATCATAGGCGACGGCGATCGCGGCGGTGGCGTTGAGCGCGTTGTGATGGCCCGGCATTGGCATGACGAGGTCGCGCACCACCTCCTCGCGGCCGCGCTTGCGGTCGCGGATCAGCAGCGTGAACTTCGACCGGCCGCCGGAGAGGTCGATATCGAGCAGGCGGAAATCGGCCTGCGGGTTCTCGCCATAGGTGATGACGCGGCGGTCCTCGATCTGCCCGACCTGCTCCTGCACGGTCGGATGGTCGATGCACATCACCGCAAAGCCGTAGAAGGGCAGGTTCTCGACGAAGGCGCGGAAGGCCGCCTTGATCGCATCGAACGAGCCGAAATGGTCGAGATGCTCCGGGTCGATATTGGTGATGATCGCGACATCGGCCGGCAGCTTCAGGAAGGTGCCGTCGGATTCGTCGGCCTCGACCACCATCCAGTCGCTCTCGCCCATGCGGGCATTGGTGCCGTAGGCGTTGATGATACCGCCATTGATCACGGTCGGGTCGAGCCCGCCCTTTTCGAGCAGGGTCGCGACCAGCGAGGTCGTCGTCGTCTTGCCGTGCGTGCCGGCAATGGCGACGCAGGATTTCAGCCGCATCAGCTCAGCCAGCATCTCGGCGCGGCGCACCACCGGCAGGCGCTGCTCGCGCGCCGCCATCAATTCAGGATTGTCGCGCTTGATCGCGGTCGAGACCACGACCACCTCGGCATCGCCGATATTCTCGGCCTTGTGGCCGACGAAGGTCTTGATGCCCTTCTGCGCCAGGCGCTTGACATTGGCGCCGTCGGAGGCGTCCGAGCCCTGCACCTTGTAGCCGAGATTATGCAACACCTCGGCGATGCCGGACATGCCGATGCCGCCGATGCCGACGAAATGGATGGAGCCGAGTTTCGGCGGCAGCTTCATGGTATCGCGTCCTGAAAGATCAGTTCTGGGCGGTCTGCAGCACGAGCCGCGCCAGGCGGTCGGCCGCATCCGGTATGCCCGCGCTCTTGGCCGCCTGAGCCATCGCCGTCAAGCGCAACGGTTCGGCAAGCAGCACGGACAGCTCGGCGGCAAGCCGCCGAGGCGAGAAATCGCTCTGCAAGATCATCATTGCCCCGCCGGCCCTGGCGAGCACTCCGGCGTTGGCGGCCTGGTCCTGATCGAGCGAGCCCGGCAGCGGCACGAGCAGGGACGGCCGGCCGATCACCGTAAGCTCGGCGATGGTCGAGGCGCCTGAGCGTGCGATCACCAGATGCGCCGCCGCCATCCGCGCTGGCAGGTCCTTGAAGAAGGGCGCGATCTCGAACTTGATGCCGAGAGAGGCATAGATCTTCCGCACCCGCTCGTCGTCTTCGGCCCGCGCCTGCTGGACGATCGACAGGCGGCTGCGCTCCTCCGGCGAGAGCAGCTGCATCGCCGGTGGGACGATATCGGCCATCACCCGCGCGCCCTGGCTACCGCCGAAGACGAGCAGGTTAATACGCCCGTCCGGCTCGCCATAGGGCGAGACCGCCTCGATCACCGCCGGCCTGACCGGATTGCCGACCTGGGTGCACTTCCGTGCTTGTTCCGGCGTCAGCCCGCCGACCTCGGCAAAGCCTGTGGCGATGGCCTTGACCCGGCTGGCGAGGAAGCGGTTTGCCCGGCCGATCACGGCATTCTGCTCGTGCACCATGGTCGGCACACCCATCAGCGCCGCGGCGAAGACCGGCGGCACCGTCGGATAGCCGCCGAAGCCGACGACGATGGCAGGCTTCAGCTGCTTGATCGCCTGGCGCGCCGCCAGCCCGCCGCGCAGGAGCACCAGCGCGGCTTTCGCCATCGCGACCGGCGATTTGCCGGAGGGCGTCGCCGCCGGCACCGCATGGATCGACTCGGCCGGGAAGTTGCCGGCGTATTCGGCAGCGCGCGTATCGGTGATCAGCGCCACCCTGGCACCATGACTGTGCAAGGCATGGCTCAGCGCCTCGGCCGGAAAGAGGTGCCCACCCGTGCCGCCAGCGGCGAGCACGACGAGCGGCGCCGACGCTTCTGCGCTCACGAACTGCGCTCCGGCTTGCCGAAGCTCTCGGCGCGCGGCCGCTTTCGGGTCAACGCCAGGAGGAAGCCGGTGCCGAGCGCCAGCGAGATCAGCGAGGAGCCGCCATAGGAGATGAACGGCAAGGTCATGCCCTTGGCCGGCATCATGTGCAGGTTCACCATCATGTTGATCGCGGCCTGGATGCCGAAGAGCAGAGCGAGGCCGGTGACGCCGAGGCGTACGAACGGATCCTCGGCGCGCTGCGCCACGAACAATGCCCGAAGCACGATGACCGCGAAGAGCAGCACCAGCACCATACAGACGACGATGCCGAACTCCTCGGCGGTGACCGCGAAGATGAAGTCGGTATGTGCGTCGGGCAGGATCCGCTTCACCGTGCCCTCGCCCGGGCCTTTGCCGAACCAGCCGCCCTGGGCGAAGCTCTCCAGCGCGGTGTCGACCTGGAAGGTGTCGCCCGAGCCCTTGTCCATGAAGCGCTCGATGCGGGCGCGCACGTGCGGCACGAGCTCATAGGCGATGAAGAGGCCGACGGCGCCGATGCCACCGAGCCCCAGGACCCAGAACCAGTGCAGGCCGGCGACGAAGAACAGCCCGGCCCAGACCAGGGTGACCAGGATGGTCTGGCCGAAATCGGGCTGCAGCACCAAGGGCACGATCGTGATCGGCAGCAGCAGGAAGGCGATGATCGTGCCCGGCAGCTCCGGCCGGCGATGGCCTTCGGCAAAAGCCCAGGCAGCAAGCACGACGAAGGCCGGTTTCAGGAATTCGGAGGGTTGGATCGAGCCGAGCGGCCCGAGCGTCAGCCAGCGCTTGGCGCCCTTGACCTCGACGCCGAAATAGAGCGTGCCGATCACGCCGGCGAGAGAGAACAGGAAGATGACCAGCGCGATCCGCCGCACCTGGCGCGGCGCGAGCAGTGAGGTCGAGAGGAAGATCGCCAGTGCCACCAGCAGATAGACCACCTGGCGGTTGACGAAATGGAAGGTCGACAGGCCCAGCCGCTCGGCGACAGGCGGCCCGCCCGCCATCAGCAGCACCACGCCGGAGACCATCAGCGTCACCAGCGTCGTCAGGATGACGCGGTCGATCGACCACCACCAGCGGCCACTCAGGCTGGGTTCTGCGCGCGAGACCATCGTTCCAAGGCTCCGTCGACGAGCAGGCAGATCGAAGGCGCCCGCTCCGGCGAATCACTCTGTCAATGAATGGTTAACCGATTGATTCCGATCGTCGGCTTGTCGATGAGCTCGGCTCCTCATGCACAGGCTGCTCACGTCTCGGGATAGGGCCTTCCGTCCTTGTGCACGAAGCGCCCATCGGCATTGGCGCTCATCATGTCGATGTCGGAGCAGGTGGTCAGGTCGGCTCCATGGCGGCTGCCGACTTCGAGATAGACCGCGACCTTATCCGATCGGTTGATCATGTGGTGGCCGTTGCCGCTGTCCTTGGCGAAGGCGGCGCAGTCACCTGCGCGCAGCACGGTTTCGCCTTCATCCTCGACCAGGACCAGCTCACCTTCGAGCAGATAGATGAACTCGTCCTCATGCGAATGCCAGTGCCGCTGGCTCGACCAGCCGCCCGGCGGAAGCCGCATCAGGTTCACGCCGAAATCGCTCAGGCCACCGGCATTGCCGAGCCGCTTGCGGATGCGTTCGGCGCAGGGAGCATCGAAAGGCTTTGGATAGCCCGAACCCTTGCGCTCCGGCACGGCCGCGACGTCGATCTTGGGCATAAAGGTCTCCCGGATGTCGGGGCCGCAGAGGCTCCACTAAGCCAGCGCCGCGACGCGCTCCACCTTGATCTCGTCCTCATGGGCGCGGGCCTCGACGAGATCATACGCCGCCTGCATGCGCAGCATCGTCTCCGCCCGGACGCCGAAGGCTTTCTCGAACCGGATCGCCATCTCGGCGGACAAGGCGGCCTTGCCGTTGAGAAGATTGCTCATGGCCTGCCGCGTCACACCCAGCTTCTCGGCCGCGACAGTCACACTCAAGCCATAGGGCTCGACGATTTCGGTCCGCAGCCACGCGCCGGGATGTACGGCGAAGCTCGGATGAAGCTTGATGGCCATCAATGATAATCCTCCAGATCGATATCCTCGATCGCGAGAGCCTGATTGACGCAAAACGTCATGCGCCAGTTCTTGGTCACGACGAGCGACCATTCGCCCGCCCGGTCGCCCGTGAGCTGATGGGCCCCATAATTGGGCGGATTCTTCAGCTCGTCGGCGGCATCAACTGCAGCCAGATAGGCGAGCATGTTCCGAAGCCGATCCACGAGATTGCCGGGCAGACCTTTGCTTTTCCCGGTTTCCGCGAACTGTCGGAGCGCTTTGTGCCTGATGCTCGCGATCTCCATCGGAGGAGGTTAGCGCGCAGACTGTCGCGCGTCAATTGTCACTTGACGGATCGAGTCTCTAGCGCGGCGTGAACTCTATCGCTCGCTCGGCTCAAACCCCGGCAGCGCCTTGACCAGTGCCCGGAACGCGTCCCCCCGCACCTCGAAGTTCGGGAACTGGTCATAGGACGCGCAGGCTGGCGAGAGCAGCACGGCGATCTCCCCACTCCCCTGCTGCGCCAGCGCGGCCTTCGCCGCCGCGGCGACGGCGACGTCGAGCGTGCCGCTGCGCTCGTAAGCGACTCGGCCGTCGTCGTCGAAGGTTGCGGCGAAGAGGTCGCTCGCCGTGCCGATGAGATAGGCGCGGGCGATGTTGGGGAAATAGCGCCTGAGCGACTCGATGCCGCCTTCCTTGGCCTTGCCGCCGAGGATCCAGAAGATCTCGCGAAAGGAGGTCAGGGCCTTCTCGGTCGAGTCGGCATTCGTCGCTTTGGAATCGTTGATGAAAATGATCCGGCCGATGCGGCCGAACTCCTCCATCCGGTGCTTCAGCCCAGGATAGCTCCTGAAACCGGCAGCGATCTCCTCGGCCGAAAGGCCCAGTGCCGCACAGGCGGCAAAGGCAGCTGCCGCGTTCTGGGCATTGTGGCTGCCGCGCAAGCTACCAATGCCGGCGAGATTGGCCACGACCTTGGGCTTGCCATCCCTGACTTCGACGATCCGCGTATCGAGCTGGCCAGCATTGGCGGTGACGCCGGCAAAGACGCCCTCGTCGAGCGGCTGCTCGCCGCTGATCTTCACGAGTGACTTCCCCGAGGCGGCGCGCCGTCGCGCCATCTGCTTCGAAGGCTCGTCGTCGACGCCGATCACCGCGATGTCGGAGGCCGCGACCAGCCGCTCCTTGATCGCACCATAGGCCTCGAAGGTACCGTGCCGGTCGAGATGATCGGGCGTCAGGTTCAGCTGGATGCCGACGCTGGGTTTCATCGAGGGCGCCAGGTCGATCTGGAAAGTAGAGCACTCGACCACATGGATACGGTTGTCGGCGGGCGGCTCCAGCGCCAGCACCGCGGTGCCGATATTGCCGCCCATCTGCACGTCGCGGCCGGCCGCCTGCAGCACATGCGCAATCAGGGCCGTCGTCGTCGACTTGCCATTTGTGCCGGTGATGCAGACCACCGGTGCGTTCGGCGCGATCTTCGCCCGCTCCAGGAAGAACAATTCGATGTCGCCGATCACCGGAACGCTTACCGCCCTGGCCTTCTCGACCGTCCAGTGCGGCGCCGGATGCGTCAGCGGCACGCCGGGCGAGAGCACGAAGGCGGCAAAGCCCGACCAGTCGACGGAGGCGAGATCGACGACGGAAAACCCCTCGGCTGCAGCCTTGTCGCGGCTCGCCTGATTATCGTCCCAGCAGGCAACCTGTGCCCCGCCGGCAACGAGCGCACGCGCCGTCGCCAGACCCGAGCCGCCCAGGCCGAACAGGGCAAGCGTCTTGCCTGCGAAAACGGTGACCGGCGTCATCGGATCAACGCAGCTTCAGCGTGGCGAGGCCGACCAGCGCCAGCACCACCGAGATGATCCAGAAGCGGATCACCACCTGCGGCTCGGTCCAGCCCAGCTTCTCGAAATGATGGTGGATCGGCGCCATCAGGAAGACGCGCTTGCCGGTGCGCTTGAAGACCGCGACCTGGATGATCACCGAGAGCGCCTCGACCACGAAAAGGCCGCCGACGATGGCGAGCACGACCTCGTGCTTGATCGCGACCGCGATGGTGCCGAGCATGCCGCCCAGGCCGAGCGAGCCGGTGTCGCCCATGAAGATCTGGGCCGGCGGCGCGTTGAACCAGAGGAAGCCGAGCCCCGCCCCCATCATCGCGCCGCAGATCACCGCAAGCTCGCCGACGCCGGGGACATGGTGGATCTGCAGGTAGTTGGCGAAGATGGCGTTACCGGCGAGGTAGGCGATGAAGCCGAAGGTGCCGGCCGCGATCATCACCGGCACGATGGCGAGCCCGTCGAGCCCGTCGGTCAGGTTCACCGAATTGCCGGCACCGACGACGACGAAAGCGGTGACAACCGGAAACAGGATGCCAAGCGGGATCATCAGCTCCTTGAGGAACGGCATGGCGAAGCCGCTCGCGATCGAAGGCGGGCTGACCTGCATGATGGCGGTGCAGGCGGCGAGCGCGATGACGATCTCGAGGCCGAGGCGCGCCTTGCTGGAGAAGCCCTTGTGCGACTGCTTCGTCACCTTGAGGAAGTCGTCGTAGAAGCCGATCGCGCCATAGGTCGCGGTGACGCCGAGCACGATCCAGACGTAAGGATTGCGCAGATTGCCCCAGAGCAGCGTCGCGACGAACAGCCCGGTCAGGATCATCAGGCCGCCCATGGTCGGCGTGCCGCGCTTGGCGAGATGCGATTCCGGCCCGTCGGTGCGGATCGGCTGGCCCTTGCCCTGCTTGAGCCGCAGCCAGGAAATCGCCCACGGCCCGAAGAAGAAGACGAAAAGCAGCGCGGTCGCGGTCGCCCCGCCGGCGCGGAAGGTGATGTAGCGGAAGACGTTGAGGATCGGGAACGTCCCCGCAAAATCGGCAAGCCAGACCAGCATCGAACTCTATTCCTTACTCAGTCGTCGGCCTGGACGACCGGGAAGCGAGCCGTCATCGCCTTGACGATCGGCCCCATGCGCGTGCCGAGCGAGCCTTTCACCGTGACGACATCGCCGGCGCGGAGGGCGTCGAGCACATAGGGCTCGAGA
This sequence is a window from Bosea vestrisii. Protein-coding genes within it:
- a CDS encoding cell division protein FtsQ/DivIB, which encodes MFAGANLPMRVTGPQLLVGERSRRWFRGSRRSAVAVPLAERLPSGLGSWLAIGFLTLTGATGAILGGHYETFRETYGEPRHALARAVGLGIDRITISGLSGLSEIEVLVAAGIDPKISLAFFDADEARKRLEATPMIREASVRKLYPGEISINLTEREPYALWQVKGELFLIAQDGTVIDKMDDGRFANLPLVVGADANLKAKDYLALLSEAGPFAARIRAGSLVAGRRWNLKLDTGADIRLPEQGAGAAVKRLASLEQDFRISEKDLIAIDMRQPDRVTMRLTEEAATARAEQLKSKTKKKGGEA
- a CDS encoding D-alanine--D-alanine ligase, whose product is MSKHVAVLMGGWSVEREVSLSSGAACARALESVGYRVTRVEVGRDVAEVLARLKPEVVFNALHGRFGEDGTIQGMLEILGIPYTHSGVLASALAIRKDKAKMVVSAAGVPVAHGISVSRFEAAKRHPLPPPYVIKPIDEGSSVGVVIVKKGREHPPQEIARPDWPCGETMLAETFIAGRELTCAVMDGKSLGVTEIRAATGEFYDYDAKYAKGGSIHICPAQILPNIYQRIEECALTAHQAIGCRGVSRSDFRYDDESDTLVWLEVNTQPGMTETSLVPELAAHAGMNFGELVRWIVEDASLNR
- a CDS encoding MarR family winged helix-turn-helix transcriptional regulator encodes the protein MSQADEANGQGGPLDSILAQWRVARPDIDPSPMAVCGAVWRAGERIRQGLAGNLAGAELDFAGFDVLMTLRRQGERGGSLTPSELAKDMMLSTSAMTNRLDRLEKRGLVARQADPQDRRSLRILLTPEGFALIERLVVSHVATEERLLSALGASERAQLKALLAKVAAGEGE
- a CDS encoding DMT family transporter translates to MADNKTRILLATILAPLLWGSTYVIFTQTLPVEHPLLVGALRALPAGILLMLLGPGLPPRDKLLPLAIIGFANIGLFFGMLFLSASRLPGGLAATLGSMQPLLVAFLAWPLLRRPRLGQVLAALAGTIGVGLLVIDNTVKLDAIGVAAALVGAASMATGTVLIERWGKIGSPLALAAWQLTLGGLLLLPVALLVEGLPPVPTMRNLAGLTYLVVIGTAFAYWLWVRGIATIGTGVAFLSLLSPLVATFLGAALLGEWFHAQQWLGIAIIFGSTVAGILLSRRKPAEAAAPDQAATPNRLISQCNS
- the murB gene encoding UDP-N-acetylmuramate dehydrogenase, with protein sequence MSFLDITSDIRAAAPELRGRLTANQEMAGLTWFRVGGAAQVLFTPADEADLAYLLGRLPAEIPVTVVGLGSNLIVRDGGIPGVVIRLAGKGFGEIAREEGDRLRAGTAVPDVKVARAAADASLDGLAFYRGIPGCIGGALRMNAGAHGGETTDVLVEARGVTRAGEIVTFSHAQMGFSYRNSTAPTDMIFTSALFQGRPGDQASILAEMDRVTSAREAAQPIKERTGGSTFKNPEGGKAWQLIDAAGCRGLRVGGAQVSEMHCNFLINTGGATAADIEGLGEEVRRRVKDNSGYELHWEIKRFGVAA
- the murC gene encoding UDP-N-acetylmuramate--L-alanine ligase, which encodes MKLPPKLGSIHFVGIGGIGMSGIAEVLHNLGYKVQGSDASDGANVKRLAQKGIKTFVGHKAENIGDAEVVVVSTAIKRDNPELMAAREQRLPVVRRAEMLAELMRLKSCVAIAGTHGKTTTTSLVATLLEKGGLDPTVINGGIINAYGTNARMGESDWMVVEADESDGTFLKLPADVAIITNIDPEHLDHFGSFDAIKAAFRAFVENLPFYGFAVMCIDHPTVQEQVGQIEDRRVITYGENPQADFRLLDIDLSGGRSKFTLLIRDRKRGREEVVRDLVMPMPGHHNALNATAAIAVAYDLGVPVEQIRAGLAGFGGVKRRFTKTGEWNGALIFDDYGHHPVEIAAVLKAARASTKGKVIAVMQPHRYSRLSSLFADFAACFNDADSVIIADVYAAGEQPMPGIDRDSLVAAIKARGHRHTLPLESPDKLAGMVAELAGPGDYVVCLGAGNITQWAYALPGELVALGARQ
- the murG gene encoding undecaprenyldiphospho-muramoylpentapeptide beta-N-acetylglucosaminyltransferase is translated as MSAEASAPLVVLAAGGTGGHLFPAEALSHALHSHGARVALITDTRAAEYAGNFPAESIHAVPAATPSGKSPVAMAKAALVLLRGGLAARQAIKQLKPAIVVGFGGYPTVPPVFAAALMGVPTMVHEQNAVIGRANRFLASRVKAIATGFAEVGGLTPEQARKCTQVGNPVRPAVIEAVSPYGEPDGRINLLVFGGSQGARVMADIVPPAMQLLSPEERSRLSIVQQARAEDDERVRKIYASLGIKFEIAPFFKDLPARMAAAHLVIARSGASTIAELTVIGRPSLLVPLPGSLDQDQAANAGVLARAGGAMMILQSDFSPRRLAAELSVLLAEPLRLTAMAQAAKSAGIPDAADRLARLVLQTAQN
- a CDS encoding FtsW/RodA/SpoVE family cell cycle protein — its product is MVSRAEPSLSGRWWWSIDRVILTTLVTLMVSGVVLLMAGGPPVAERLGLSTFHFVNRQVVYLLVALAIFLSTSLLAPRQVRRIALVIFLFSLAGVIGTLYFGVEVKGAKRWLTLGPLGSIQPSEFLKPAFVVLAAWAFAEGHRRPELPGTIIAFLLLPITIVPLVLQPDFGQTILVTLVWAGLFFVAGLHWFWVLGLGGIGAVGLFIAYELVPHVRARIERFMDKGSGDTFQVDTALESFAQGGWFGKGPGEGTVKRILPDAHTDFIFAVTAEEFGIVVCMVLVLLFAVIVLRALFVAQRAEDPFVRLGVTGLALLFGIQAAINMMVNLHMMPAKGMTLPFISYGGSSLISLALGTGFLLALTRKRPRAESFGKPERSS
- a CDS encoding cupin domain-containing protein; its protein translation is MPKIDVAAVPERKGSGYPKPFDAPCAERIRKRLGNAGGLSDFGVNLMRLPPGGWSSQRHWHSHEDEFIYLLEGELVLVEDEGETVLRAGDCAAFAKDSGNGHHMINRSDKVAVYLEVGSRHGADLTTCSDIDMMSANADGRFVHKDGRPYPET